In the genome of Ferrovibrio terrae, the window CCTGATCGTCGACCAGCCCTGGACCCTGCAGCCATCGGACACCTCGCTGCTGGCGCTGGTCGCGCTGTCAGTGTTTTCGACCGCGCTGGCCTTCGTGATCTATTTCCGGCTGGTGCGCACGCTGGGCTCGGTCGGCGTGACGTCGCAAGCCTACCTGCGCATCCCGATCGGTGTCGGCATCGGCGTGGTATTCCTCGGCGAAACCCTTGCGGGCTCGGCCTGGCTCGGTCTGATCTTCGTGGTGATCGGCGTGGCGGCGATGTCGCTGCCAGCCCGCAAGGCCGGCTGAGATTTAGTCGGCATCCGACAGGTAGATCGCGCCGAGAATCTTGGTGACACGGCCGCCTTCCATCAGCGGCAGCGCCAGCTTGTCGACCTGCAGGTATTCGCGCGCCGAGGGGCTGATCCGCGAGGCATAGACCGGCGCGCTGACCCGCACCACCCTGGCATATTCGTCCAGCGGCTTATCACCGATGCGGTCGGCCGAGGCGCTGACCATCTTGCCGGTGAGATCGAAACCGAACAGCGTCGTGAGTGCTGTCCCGTACAGGCGATAGCGGTATTCGTTGTTGTCGAGGCAATCGAGCAGCATCAGGTGGCCGAACCAGGGCAACAGGTCTTCATGCGAGAAATCGCTGCGCGGCGGCGCCTGACGGCTGCCCCGCCTGGCATCCCAGAGATCGAACAGGCCGCGCAGCTTCGGATGCGAGATCGCCACGTCGTGGCTGTCGTCGTGGTAGGACAGACTCTGGCGCTTGAACTGCATCATCATCGGGTAAGCTCCGGCGAATCTCGCCTGTTGGGGTGTCGAGGTATCCCAACCCCGATTGCCCGGCCGAACCCAGTGCTTTTCCGGTTCGAGTGCGGCCCTTGCGCGAAAATTCCGGTAACCTTCTGTCTACTTCGGGCGTTAGGCCTGTAACCCTTCTCGGGGACATTCTCGCCCGTCGG includes:
- a CDS encoding PAS domain-containing protein is translated as MMMQFKRQSLSYHDDSHDVAISHPKLRGLFDLWDARRGSRQAPPRSDFSHEDLLPWFGHLMLLDCLDNNEYRYRLYGTALTTLFGFDLTGKMVSASADRIGDKPLDEYARVVRVSAPVYASRISPSAREYLQVDKLALPLMEGGRVTKILGAIYLSDAD